One region of Halomonas huangheensis genomic DNA includes:
- a CDS encoding HIT domain-containing protein, protein MPDIPLDPRLVADSYPLTELPLCQLRLMDDSRYLWLILIPRRAGVSEVFELSPEDQHQLWREAAIIGKAIKAHRDGDKLNIASLGNMVPQLHIHVIVRHQGDAAWPGPVWGQGQAEPYDKEYLAEVRERVLAIVSGIRFSD, encoded by the coding sequence ATGCCTGATATTCCGCTGGATCCGCGCCTTGTCGCCGACAGCTACCCGCTTACCGAACTGCCACTGTGCCAGTTGCGCTTGATGGACGACTCACGCTACCTATGGCTGATACTGATCCCGAGACGAGCCGGTGTCAGTGAGGTATTCGAACTCAGCCCGGAAGACCAGCATCAGCTGTGGCGCGAAGCGGCCATCATCGGCAAGGCCATCAAGGCGCACCGCGATGGCGACAAGCTCAATATCGCCAGTCTCGGCAATATGGTGCCGCAGTTGCATATCCATGTAATCGTGCGCCACCAGGGCGACGCCGCCTGGCCCGGCCCGGTGTGGGGGCAGGGACAAGCCGAGCCTTACGACAAGGAATACCTCGCGGAAGTCCGCGAGCGAGTACTGGCCATAGTCAGCGGCATCCGTTTCAGCGATTAG